In bacterium, a single window of DNA contains:
- a CDS encoding efflux RND transporter permease subunit: MWLTRLSLRRPVALAMVLATVVLLGGVSLWRLKLDFLPRVEMPFIGVMVPYPNGIPGETEREIVAPIEEILATLGGVREINSYSDPDQAWVGVQFDWGRDVNLLRLEVKEKIDQIRGDLPDDVRQILLLTFNTSDIPIIEGRISAKGRDLSESWDLLDQKVIGPLQRIPGVGRVNIDGILPTQVSVYLDFDRVLEHGVDVTRLFRELESANVELTVGTVTEQGMRYDVRTVSDIRGVEGLRELPIDERGLRLRDVADVVYGAPAMSYGRRLNGEPAIAFWIQKASGYNTVEVCEAVERELARINEDPTLQGVSSVPFFNQADQITDGLSSLLQSGFAGSLLAVAILYLFLRRWSMTLLVSLAIPLSLLGTAVFMYLGGGSLNVLSMMGLMLGVGMLVDNAVVVLESIHRRQHAGATPVAAAMRGTREVARAITASTLTTIIVFAPVIVSRADETAVWLGEVGRTIGVTLTLSLLVSLTVIPAFSVRTGRDRPTAPDAGWLVRLRARYLRLLGWTTLRHPLLTGLVIVPATLAVTAGLMAATSFKPEAFGDEGMRRESLYVGMEFSDAVDKERASDAVAAAERYLETRREDLGLRDIYSYFTADQAGISLFFADGVVSDRFFRRTREDLKEHLPVQAGVTYRYGDEEGQGTGAKTFAVTLYGQETETLQELAHEAKRLLLTLDGVGDLRSDAESGSQEILVDVDGEAAARHGVSARDVAQVMGLTYRGVLLPRLNTGDKEIDMSVVLDPDDRESIENLEILTVGVHEGRAVPLGQVADFRIDEGPRRIFRDNQKSGVTLRGTYEGKDLEAGLERIRGLLDNLEMPIGYGWDFGSEIRRARQQNSEMGLNLLLALVCVFFVMASLFESLLQPLVVMCCVPFASLGVFWLFMLTGTPFNLMAMIGMVILIGVVVNNGIVLVDHVNNHRRGGQPLEDAVMAACADRLRPILMTAGTTVLGLLPLSLAGDAHVGDAQYYPMARAIIGGLTSSTLLTLVVLPTYFLLAHRYAAAFRATLADLGGLRRDRRCPPAPAGATMPPVS; the protein is encoded by the coding sequence ATGTGGCTGACCCGCCTCTCGCTGCGCCGCCCCGTGGCCCTGGCCATGGTGCTGGCGACCGTGGTCCTGCTGGGCGGCGTCTCGCTCTGGCGGCTCAAGCTCGATTTCCTGCCCCGCGTCGAGATGCCCTTCATCGGCGTCATGGTGCCCTACCCGAACGGGATCCCCGGCGAGACCGAGCGGGAGATCGTGGCGCCCATCGAGGAGATCCTCGCCACGCTCGGCGGCGTGCGCGAGATCAACAGCTACTCCGACCCCGACCAGGCCTGGGTGGGCGTCCAGTTCGACTGGGGCCGCGACGTCAACCTGCTGCGCCTGGAGGTGAAGGAGAAGATCGACCAGATCCGCGGCGACCTGCCGGACGACGTCCGCCAGATCCTGCTGCTGACCTTCAACACCAGCGACATCCCGATCATCGAGGGGCGCATCTCCGCCAAGGGGCGCGACCTGTCCGAGAGCTGGGACCTGCTGGACCAGAAGGTCATCGGGCCGCTGCAGCGCATCCCCGGCGTGGGGCGCGTGAACATCGACGGCATCCTGCCCACCCAGGTCTCGGTGTACCTGGACTTCGACCGCGTGCTGGAGCACGGCGTGGACGTGACGCGGCTGTTCCGGGAGCTGGAGTCGGCCAACGTGGAGCTGACCGTCGGCACGGTCACCGAGCAGGGGATGCGCTACGACGTGCGCACCGTCAGCGACATCCGCGGCGTGGAGGGCCTGCGCGAGCTGCCGATCGACGAGCGCGGCCTGCGCCTGCGGGACGTGGCCGACGTCGTCTACGGCGCGCCGGCCATGAGCTACGGCCGGCGGCTGAACGGCGAGCCCGCCATCGCCTTCTGGATCCAGAAGGCGTCGGGCTACAACACCGTCGAGGTGTGCGAGGCGGTCGAGCGCGAGCTGGCGCGCATCAACGAGGACCCCACGCTGCAGGGCGTCAGCAGCGTGCCCTTCTTCAACCAGGCCGACCAGATCACCGACGGCCTCAGCAGCCTGCTGCAGTCCGGCTTCGCGGGGTCGCTGCTGGCGGTGGCGATCCTCTACCTGTTCCTGCGGCGCTGGAGCATGACCCTGCTGGTCTCGCTGGCGATCCCGCTGTCGCTGCTCGGCACGGCCGTGTTCATGTACCTGGGCGGCGGCTCGCTGAACGTGCTGTCGATGATGGGGCTGATGCTCGGGGTCGGCATGCTGGTGGACAACGCGGTCGTGGTGCTCGAGTCGATCCACCGCCGCCAGCACGCCGGCGCGACGCCGGTGGCCGCCGCGATGCGGGGCACGCGCGAGGTCGCGCGCGCCATCACCGCCTCGACGCTGACCACCATCATCGTCTTCGCACCGGTCATCGTCAGCCGGGCCGACGAGACGGCGGTATGGCTGGGCGAGGTCGGCCGCACGATCGGCGTCACCCTGACGCTGTCCCTGCTGGTCAGCCTGACGGTGATCCCCGCCTTCTCGGTGCGCACCGGCCGCGACCGGCCCACCGCCCCGGACGCCGGCTGGCTGGTGCGCCTGCGCGCGCGCTACCTGCGTCTGCTTGGCTGGACCACGCTGCGGCACCCCCTGCTGACGGGCCTGGTCATCGTGCCGGCCACGCTGGCCGTCACGGCGGGCCTGATGGCCGCCACCAGCTTCAAGCCCGAAGCCTTCGGCGACGAGGGCATGCGGCGCGAGAGCCTGTACGTCGGGATGGAATTCAGCGACGCGGTGGACAAGGAGCGCGCCAGCGACGCCGTGGCCGCCGCCGAGCGGTACCTCGAGACGCGCCGGGAGGACCTCGGACTGCGCGACATCTACTCCTACTTCACGGCCGACCAGGCCGGGATCTCGCTCTTCTTCGCCGACGGCGTCGTCTCCGACCGCTTCTTCCGCCGCACGCGCGAGGACCTCAAGGAGCACCTGCCCGTCCAGGCCGGCGTCACCTACCGCTACGGCGACGAGGAGGGGCAGGGCACCGGCGCGAAGACCTTCGCGGTCACCCTCTACGGCCAGGAGACCGAGACGCTCCAGGAGCTGGCGCACGAGGCGAAGCGCCTGCTCTTGACGCTCGACGGCGTCGGCGACCTGCGCAGCGACGCCGAGTCCGGCAGCCAGGAGATCCTGGTCGACGTGGACGGCGAGGCCGCCGCCCGCCACGGCGTGTCCGCCCGCGACGTCGCGCAGGTCATGGGCCTGACCTACCGCGGGGTCCTGCTGCCGCGCCTGAACACCGGCGACAAGGAGATCGACATGTCGGTGGTGCTCGACCCGGACGACCGCGAGAGCATCGAGAACCTCGAGATCCTCACCGTGGGCGTCCACGAGGGCCGCGCCGTGCCGCTGGGGCAGGTGGCGGACTTCCGCATCGACGAGGGCCCGCGGCGCATCTTCCGCGACAACCAGAAGTCGGGCGTGACGCTGCGCGGCACGTACGAGGGCAAGGACCTCGAAGCGGGCCTCGAGCGCATCCGCGGGCTGCTGGACAACCTGGAGATGCCGATCGGCTACGGCTGGGACTTCGGTTCCGAGATCCGGCGCGCCCGGCAGCAGAACTCCGAGATGGGGCTGAACCTGCTGCTGGCGCTGGTCTGCGTCTTCTTCGTGATGGCCAGCCTGTTCGAGTCGCTGCTGCAGCCCCTGGTGGTGATGTGCTGCGTGCCGTTCGCCTCGCTGGGCGTCTTCTGGCTCTTCATGCTGACCGGCACGCCGTTCAACCTGATGGCCATGATCGGCATGGTGATCCTGATCGGCGTGGTGGTGAACAACGGCATCGTGCTGGTGGACCACGTCAACAACCACCGCCGCGGCGGCCAGCCGCTCGAGGACGCGGTCATGGCGGCCTGCGCCGACCGGCTGCGCCCCATCCTGATGACCGCGGGCACGACGGTGCTGGGCCTGCTGCCCCTGTCGCTGGCCGGGGACGCGCACGTCGGGGACGCCCAGTACTACCCGATGGCGCGCGCCATCATCGGCGGGCTGACCTCCTCGACGCTGCTGACCCTGGTCGTGCTGCCCACCTACTTCCTGCTGGCTCACCGCTACGCGGCGGCCTTCCGCGCCACGCTCGCCGACCTCGGCGGCCTGCGGCGGGATCGTCGTTGCCCGCCGGCGCCCGCCGGTGCGACAATGCCCCCGGTGTCCTGA
- a CDS encoding endonuclease/exonuclease/phosphatase family protein, with product MRIARPLFALALLCVLVMLFVSSAAAPPAGGAEPTTVMTFNIRYGTADDGPDAWEHRRYLVRLAIRERQPAIFAVQECLWEQGVELERAFSEYRITGVGRDDGERAGEMCLIFTRRDRYRLLDQGNFWLSETPQTPGSRGWDAACPRLATWVKLYDRLCDPDTLFVFNTHLDHAGAQAREQGALLLRRRLAEIAGGHAVLLTGDFNAPADPGSPPYRILALEGWRDGVALHDAWHAASPAERAQPDGTFHGFTGVPGRGRIDWILAGSALPAAEAGVSRFRQDGRWPSDHFPVWAVFRLPRHPPRPGDAVDGATGASPRY from the coding sequence GTGAGGATCGCGCGCCCGCTGTTCGCGCTCGCCCTGCTGTGCGTGCTCGTCATGCTGTTCGTGTCGTCGGCCGCCGCGCCGCCCGCCGGCGGCGCCGAGCCCACGACCGTGATGACCTTCAACATCCGCTACGGCACCGCGGACGACGGCCCGGACGCCTGGGAACACCGCCGCTACCTCGTGCGCCTGGCGATCCGCGAGCGGCAGCCGGCGATCTTCGCCGTCCAGGAGTGCCTCTGGGAGCAGGGCGTCGAGCTGGAGCGCGCCTTCTCGGAGTACCGGATCACGGGCGTGGGGCGGGACGACGGCGAGCGCGCCGGCGAGATGTGCCTGATCTTCACGCGCCGCGACCGCTACCGCCTGCTGGACCAGGGCAACTTCTGGCTGAGCGAGACGCCGCAGACGCCGGGCAGCAGGGGCTGGGACGCCGCCTGCCCGCGCCTCGCGACCTGGGTGAAGCTCTACGACCGCCTCTGCGACCCCGACACGCTCTTCGTGTTCAACACCCACCTCGACCACGCGGGGGCGCAGGCCCGCGAGCAGGGCGCCCTGCTGCTGAGGCGGCGCCTGGCCGAGATCGCGGGCGGCCACGCGGTGCTGCTGACGGGCGACTTCAACGCGCCGGCCGACCCCGGCAGCCCGCCCTACCGGATCCTGGCGCTGGAGGGCTGGCGCGACGGCGTCGCCCTGCACGACGCCTGGCACGCCGCGTCGCCCGCCGAGCGCGCGCAGCCCGACGGCACCTTCCACGGCTTCACCGGCGTGCCCGGCCGCGGGCGCATCGACTGGATCCTGGCCGGTTCCGCGCTGCCGGCCGCCGAGGCGGGGGTCTCCCGTTTCCGCCAGGACGGCCGCTGGCCCTCGGACCACTTCCCGGTCTGGGCCGTGTTCCGGCTGCCGCGCCACCCGCCCCGCCCCGGCGACGCGGTCGACGGCGCGACGGGCGCCTCCCCGCGCTACTGA